One window from the genome of Anolis sagrei isolate rAnoSag1 chromosome 4, rAnoSag1.mat, whole genome shotgun sequence encodes:
- the ATPSCKMT gene encoding ATP synthase subunit C lysine N-methyltransferase isoform X1 → MPEVLPGDSTAQHILPLPIPSEGSKQKKWGILLTGVIGGTLVALYSVVTPFIAPALRKHCLPFVPATSKQIENVLNTLKGRNGSLVDIGSGDGRIVIAAAKLGFKAVGYELNPWLVWYSRYRAWKEGVHQDAKFYISDLWKVSFSQYTNIVIFGVPQMMLPLEKKLGEELPLDARIIACRFPFPHWKPTHHFGEGIDTVWAYDSQSFKMKKENDTVNTNSS, encoded by the exons ATGCCTGAAGTACTCCCAGGAGACAGCACAGCTCAACACATTTTGCCTCTTCCTATCCCCAGTGAGGGGTCTAAACAAAAAAAGTGGGGCATCCTGCTCACTGGTGTTATTGGTGGGACATTAGTGGCCCTTTACTCTGTTGTCACCCCATTTATCGCTCCAGCACTGAGAAAACATTGCCTTCCATTCGTACCTGCCACTTCGAAACAGATTGAAAATGTCCTAAACACGTTAAAGGGCAGAAACGGATCCCTGGTTGACATTGGAAGTGGCGATGGACGCATT GTAATAGCAGCTGCAAAATTGGGATTTAAAGCTGTGGGCTACGAATTAAATCCTTGGTTAGTGTGGTATTCAAGGTACCGTGCTTGGAAAGAAGGAGTTCATCAAGATGCCAAATTTTACATTTCAGACTTATGGAAg gTCAGCTTTTCCCAATACACCAACATTGTTATATTTGGCGTACCTCAAATG ATGCTGCCGTTGGAGAAGAAACTTGGGGAAGAACTCCCACTAGATGCCCGGATTATCGCCTGCCGTTTTCCTTTTCCCCACTGGAAGCCAACTCATCATTTTGGAGAGGGCATAGACACTGTGTGGGCATACGATTCACAGTctttcaaaatgaaaaaagaaaatgatacaGTTAACACAAATTCCAGTTAA
- the CCT5 gene encoding T-complex protein 1 subunit epsilon: MSAVGTLAFDEYGRPFFILKDQDRKTRVTGIEALKSHIMAAKAVANTLRTSLGPNGLDKMMVDKDGEVTVTNDGATILNMMDVDHQIAKLMVELAKSQDDEIGDGTTGVVVLAGALLEQAEHLLDRGIHPVRIADGYEQAARIAIEHLDNISDSFPVDLENTEPLIQTAKTTLGSKVINRCHRQMAEIAVNAVLTVADMERRDVDFELIKVQGKVGGRLEDTQLIKGVIVDKDFSHPQMPKEVKDAKIAILTCPFEPPKPKTKHKLDIASVDDYKALQQYEKDKFDEMVKQIKDTGANLAICQWGFDDEANHLLLQNELPAVRWVGGPEIELIAIATGGRIVPRFCELTPEKLGFAGIVKEMTFGTTKDKMLIIEECKNSRAVTIFIRGGNKMIIEEAKRSLHDALCVIRNLVRDNRIVYGGGASEISCALAVSETADKCPSLEQYAMRAFADALEVIPMALAENSGMSPIQTMTAVRARQVKESNPALGIDCLRKGTNDMKEQHVIETLIGKKQQISLATQMVRMILKIDDIRKPGETEE; encoded by the exons ATGTCGGCCGTGGGGACGCTGGCCTTTGACGAGTATGGACGACCTTTTTTCATCCTCAAGGACCAGGACCGGAAAACCCGCGTGACAGGCATAGAGGCCTTGAAG TCTCACATAATGGCAGCCAAAGCAGTAGCCAATACACTCAGAACGTCACTTGGACCCAATG GACTTGATAAAATGATGGTTGACAAGGATGGTGAAGTAACTGTGACAAATGATGGTGCCACAATTTTGAATATGATGGATGTGGATCATCAGATTGCTAAACTTATGGTTGAACTGGCAAAATCTCAGGATGATGAGATTGGGGATGGAACCACTGGGGTTGTTG TTCTTGCAGGTGCTTTATTGGAACAGGCAGAGCACTTACTGGATCGTGGTATTCACCCTGTGAGGATAGCAGATGGTTATGAACAGGCTGCTCGCATTGCCATTGAACACTTGGACAACATCAGTGACAGTTTTCCGGTTGATCTGGAGAACACTGAACCTCTTATTCAGACAGCAAAGACAACACTGGGCTCTAAAGT AATTAACCGTTGCCACAGACAAATGGCAGAAATAGCTGTAAATGCAGTCCTAACTGTGGCAGATATGGAACGCAGAGATGTTGATTTTGAGCTGATAAAAGTTCAAGGCAAAGTAGGTGGTAGGCTGGAGGACACCCAGCTAATCAAAGGTGTGATTGTGGATAAGGACTTCAGCCATCCACAGATGCCTAAA GAAGTTAAAGATGCTAAAATTGCCATTTTGACCTGCCCGTTTGAGCCACCTAAGCCAAAAACGAAACATAAGCTTGATATCGCATCTGTGGATGACTATAAAGCATTGCAGCAGTATGAAAAGGATAAGTTCGATGAGATGGTGAAACAG ATTAAAGACACTGGTGCAAACCTAGCTATTTGCCAGTGGGGATTTGATGATGAGGCCAATCACTTGCTGCTTCAGAACGAGCTGCCTGCTGTTCGCTGGGTTGGGGGCCCAGAAATAGAA TTAATTGCAATTGCAACCGGAGGTCGCATTGTACCTCGATTCTGTGAGCTCACCCCTGAAAAACTAGGATTTGCTGGCATAGTGAAGGAAATGACATTTGGAACAACAAAAGACAAAATGCTTATAATTGAAGAATGCAAGAATTCCAGGGCCGTGACTATCTTCATTAGAGGTGGAAATAAAATG ATCATTGAAGAAGCCAAGCGATCCCTTCATGATGCATTGTGTGTGATCAGGAATCTTGTTCGTGACAACCGCATTGTTTATGGTGGAGGTGCTTCTGAGATTTCCTGTGCATTGGCTGTTAGTGAAACTGCAGACAAG TGTCCATCACTGGAGCAGTATGCCATGAGGGCTTTTGCTGATGCCCTGGAAGTTATTCCAATGGCACTTGCAGAGAATAGCGGTATGAGTCCCATACAAACCATGACAGCAGTGCGAGCTCGCCAGGTGAAAGAAAGCAACCCTGCTCTGGGCATTGATTGTTTACGCAAAGGGACAAATG ATATGAAGGAACAGCATGTCATAGAAACCTTAATTGGCAAAAAGCAGCAGATTTCTCTGGCAACTCAGATGGTTAGAATGATTCTGAAGATCGATGATATTCGCAAGCCGGGTGAAACTGAAGAATAA
- the ATPSCKMT gene encoding ATP synthase subunit C lysine N-methyltransferase isoform X2, whose protein sequence is MPEVLPGDSTAQHILPLPIPSEGSKQKKWGILLTGVIGGTLVALYSVVTPFIAPALRKHCLPFVPATSKQIENVLNTLKGRNGSLVDIGSGDGRIVIAAAKLGFKAVGYELNPWLVWYSRYRAWKEGVHQDAKFYISDLWKMLPLEKKLGEELPLDARIIACRFPFPHWKPTHHFGEGIDTVWAYDSQSFKMKKENDTVNTNSS, encoded by the exons ATGCCTGAAGTACTCCCAGGAGACAGCACAGCTCAACACATTTTGCCTCTTCCTATCCCCAGTGAGGGGTCTAAACAAAAAAAGTGGGGCATCCTGCTCACTGGTGTTATTGGTGGGACATTAGTGGCCCTTTACTCTGTTGTCACCCCATTTATCGCTCCAGCACTGAGAAAACATTGCCTTCCATTCGTACCTGCCACTTCGAAACAGATTGAAAATGTCCTAAACACGTTAAAGGGCAGAAACGGATCCCTGGTTGACATTGGAAGTGGCGATGGACGCATT GTAATAGCAGCTGCAAAATTGGGATTTAAAGCTGTGGGCTACGAATTAAATCCTTGGTTAGTGTGGTATTCAAGGTACCGTGCTTGGAAAGAAGGAGTTCATCAAGATGCCAAATTTTACATTTCAGACTTATGGAAg ATGCTGCCGTTGGAGAAGAAACTTGGGGAAGAACTCCCACTAGATGCCCGGATTATCGCCTGCCGTTTTCCTTTTCCCCACTGGAAGCCAACTCATCATTTTGGAGAGGGCATAGACACTGTGTGGGCATACGATTCACAGTctttcaaaatgaaaaaagaaaatgatacaGTTAACACAAATTCCAGTTAA